The Cygnus atratus isolate AKBS03 ecotype Queensland, Australia chromosome 21, CAtr_DNAZoo_HiC_assembly, whole genome shotgun sequence sequence TTAGCAAAGCCAAGTGTGCACTCCTAGCATGATAATCCTGCTCTATGCAGCTTTCCTAGAAGAATTTTTGTGGTAGAACTTAGTAGAGAACCATTTCTATAGTTAGGGGAACTCCTGAAAACCATGAGgatgtggggtttttgtttaaTCTTATTTCTCATTCTAGGCTCATTATATtctctattttgtttgttttttagagtCAGGGGTTCAAAACCAATGAATGCATTGCAGTGTGCTAGATACGTTTACCAGACAGAAGGTATCCGTGGCTTTTATAGAGGCCTGACTGCGTCCTATGCTGGGATTTCTGAGACCATAATCTGCTTTGCTATttatgaaagtttaaaaaagcaCTTAAAGGAAGTCCAGCTGCCCCCTTCTTCTACTAATGGGACCGAAAGGAACTCCACAGACTTCTTTGGACtgatgtttgctgctgctgtttccaagGGCTGTGCCTCTTGTATTGCTTATCCACATGGTATGTTAACTTTTCCATTTATGACTGCAGAAGAACAGCTGTCGCCTCTAATCCAAGGCAAATGTTGGGTTTTAGGGTTGTAAAAATTCTTGGCTGTTTGAATGGCCAAATGCATGTTACTGCAGCATGTGTATATGCATTGGCATTTCCAGTTCTGGCCCCATTATTCCTAGTTAGCTACGTGGTTTTCTGGTCGTCTGGTTATTTTAATTCACACATGAGGCAATAAGAACTCAGGAAAAGGATGCATGCATGCAAACCAGGTGTGGGAAATGCTTGTGGGGTGAACAGAGGTATTTTTGGATAAATGTGAATGTTGTCATGGTTATATACAAAGAGCAATATTGGCTATGTGGGTGGGCATCAATAAAACCTTTAGATCTGTAGCAGCTTGAATAAGCACCTAATCCATATATTCCACATGGAGGGGAAGTCATCTTTAACTTTCCTTCTTACCTGAAGGGCAATGCATACAGGATTCCATGTCTGGAAGTACTGGCTAGGAGGCGATGGATGCAGGAAGGTTTTAATGCCCATGGGCCTTGCATATTCTTTCTTGGTCTTGGCATGTTTCTTAATGGAAAGGTTTAAGTCTCATTAACTTTGggctctcttcctcttttctacAGAGGTCATACGGACACGGCTGCGAGAAGAAGGCACTAAATACAAGACTTTCATTCAGACAGCACGTCTGGTAGCACGTGAGGAAGGCTATCTTGCCTTCTATAGAGGACTCTTTGCCCAGCTCATCCGACAGATACCAAACACAGCCATTGTGTTGTCGACCTATGAGTTAATTGTGTATCTGTTAGAAGACCGTGCAAAGTAGCAGAACCAAGACTACTGTTACAGACTGTAGACCAATTTCTTCATTGAACAAATAGTCTTTTATGACTGCTGCAGGTGGCAGTGCTGGTGGAAGAGCTACGAGTCTGTGATCACCTGCtggatattttccttttggattcatgttttctgaaaggtTTTGAGTCATTAACGTTAATAGTtaattataactttttttttaacttaatgaTAATTAAACAGCTACTAAATTAAATTACACtatttaatttatgtttgtCCTTTTCCTTAAGCACAGCCATTGTGGTCAAGGAATGTACCTCGTACCATCAAGTGATCTCTTGGACTGATGTTcattaaaactgtattaaaactgAAGAACTGGTTTGAAAGTTGGTCTTCCTACCGCTAATGTCATGTCACATTTTAGTACTAAAATAACCTAATGCCCAAATAACTTTGAGAGGTCTTCTGTTTTATTCACGGTGCATCATTTGTTACTGTGTGAACATTCTGGGGTGTTCAAGTGTCACACCAGCATCTCAGAAAAGCCACTTACACTGGCAGTGTTGCTGGAATAAGATTGTGGGAGGCTCTTtagtaaaatgtaattatttacaGTACTGGGTGCACCTGAGTGGTAGTGTGTGTCAACTGATCTGTCCTGACTGACTGCTTTTAGACCTTGCTTTTGTGAAGGACTGAGAGCTTAAGGACATCCAGTGTTTGCGGGCTGGCTGACCTGCAGGGATTCCATGAGATGCACTAACTTAGTCGTGTATCCTGATGTAAGCCTTTTGCTACTGTGAGGCTTTTTTGTGTTGAGTTTTCCCTATACTTCAATGCTAGGGGTCTGGAGAGTGGAAGAGAAGATAGGTCCCAAACACTATAGACTATGATTGCAGCTCTGGATTCTGCTTTATAACATGATGTTCAGGAACAAGTCCCTCTTTGTTTGACGTctttgtagagcagtgcttctGGTGGTTATCTCACAGACATGTCAGTGGA is a genomic window containing:
- the SLC25A33 gene encoding solute carrier family 25 member 33 isoform X1, which produces MAGAPQENTLLHLFAGGCGGTVGAIFTCPLEVIKTRLQSSKLAFRAVYYPQVQLGTISGEGMVRPTSVSPGLFSVLKSILEKEGPRSLFRGLGPNLVGVAPSRAVYFACYSKAKEQFNGIFVPNSNIVHICSAGSAAFVTNSLMNPIWMVKTRMQLERKVRGSKPMNALQCARYVYQTEGIRGFYRGLTASYAGISETIICFAIYESLKKHLKEVQLPPSSTNGTERNSTDFFGLMFAAAVSKGCASCIAYPHEVIRTRLREEGTKYKTFIQTARLVAREEGYLAFYRGLFAQLIRQIPNTAIVLSTYELIVYLLEDRAK
- the SLC25A33 gene encoding solute carrier family 25 member 33 isoform X3; translated protein: MVRPTSVSPGLFSVLKSILEKEGPRSLFRGLGPNLVGVAPSRAVYFACYSKAKEQFNGIFVPNSNIVHICSAGSAAFVTNSLMNPIWMVKTRMQLERKVRGSKPMNALQCARYVYQTEGIRGFYRGLTASYAGISETIICFAIYESLKKHLKEVQLPPSSTNGTERNSTDFFGLMFAAAVSKGCASCIAYPHEVIRTRLREEGTKYKTFIQTARLVAREEGYLAFYRGLFAQLIRQIPNTAIVLSTYELIVYLLEDRAK
- the SLC25A33 gene encoding solute carrier family 25 member 33 isoform X2, which encodes MEQVKCGGTVGAIFTCPLEVIKTRLQSSKLAFRAVYYPQVQLGTISGEGMVRPTSVSPGLFSVLKSILEKEGPRSLFRGLGPNLVGVAPSRAVYFACYSKAKEQFNGIFVPNSNIVHICSAGSAAFVTNSLMNPIWMVKTRMQLERKVRGSKPMNALQCARYVYQTEGIRGFYRGLTASYAGISETIICFAIYESLKKHLKEVQLPPSSTNGTERNSTDFFGLMFAAAVSKGCASCIAYPHEVIRTRLREEGTKYKTFIQTARLVAREEGYLAFYRGLFAQLIRQIPNTAIVLSTYELIVYLLEDRAK